From one Bacteroides fragilis NCTC 9343 genomic stretch:
- a CDS encoding 8-amino-7-oxononanoate synthase, which translates to MNKNQETERGELTRFLDELQLLKKKDNFRTLPTLVHQGKEVIIGGERMLNLSSNDYLGLANDSGLLKAFWQTVKPEEIKFSSSSSRLLTGNFAAYDELEATLSSLFGTEAALVFNCGYHANTGILPAVCDTKTLILADKLIHASLIDGIRLSDAKCIRYRHNEYSQLERLVETYHKEYEQIIIVTESIFSMDGDEADLPRLVKLKRKYPNVLLYLDEAHAVGVRGTGGLGCAEAYGCISDIDFLVGTFGKALASSGAYIVCRQVIRDYLINKMRPFIFTTALPPVTLQWTSFVLRHLAEYQEKREHLAAISSNLRTGLQEKGYFSASASQIVPMIAGESSSAVRMAEELQRKGFYALPVRPPTVPEGTSRIRFSLTADVTEEEVKRVIATIRPVSSK; encoded by the coding sequence ATGAATAAAAACCAAGAAACGGAAAGAGGTGAACTCACCCGTTTCCTTGACGAGCTGCAACTCCTTAAAAAGAAAGATAACTTCCGCACCCTTCCTACCCTGGTACATCAGGGCAAAGAGGTAATCATCGGGGGAGAACGGATGCTAAACCTTTCGTCAAATGATTATCTGGGGTTGGCTAACGACAGTGGACTGTTAAAAGCTTTCTGGCAGACAGTGAAGCCGGAAGAAATTAAGTTCTCTTCCTCTTCTTCCCGCCTGCTTACCGGCAATTTTGCCGCATACGATGAACTGGAAGCTACCTTGTCTTCCTTATTTGGAACAGAAGCGGCACTGGTATTCAATTGCGGATATCATGCTAATACCGGAATCCTACCTGCCGTATGCGACACAAAAACACTGATTCTGGCCGACAAGTTGATACATGCCAGCCTAATAGACGGCATTCGGCTATCAGATGCCAAATGTATCCGCTACCGGCACAACGAATACAGCCAGTTGGAAAGACTAGTAGAGACTTACCACAAAGAATATGAACAGATTATTATCGTTACCGAAAGTATTTTCAGTATGGATGGTGACGAAGCAGACTTACCCCGGTTGGTCAAACTGAAACGCAAGTATCCGAACGTATTGCTTTACTTAGACGAAGCCCATGCTGTCGGTGTCCGGGGAACCGGCGGACTGGGATGTGCCGAAGCATACGGATGCATATCGGATATCGACTTTTTGGTGGGCACTTTCGGAAAGGCACTGGCTTCCTCTGGGGCATATATCGTGTGCAGGCAGGTGATACGGGACTATCTGATAAATAAAATGCGTCCCTTTATCTTCACCACTGCACTCCCGCCTGTCACCCTGCAATGGACCTCATTTGTACTGCGCCATCTGGCGGAATATCAGGAGAAGAGGGAACACCTGGCAGCCATCAGCAGCAACTTGCGGACCGGCCTCCAGGAGAAAGGATACTTTTCTGCCTCGGCCAGCCAAATCGTACCCATGATCGCGGGTGAAAGTTCTTCCGCCGTCCGTATGGCAGAAGAGCTGCAACGCAAAGGATTTTATGCGTTGCCTGTCCGTCCGCCTACGGTACCGGAAGGAACTTCCCGTATCCGTTTTTCATTAACGGCAGACGTAACGGAAGAAGAAGTGAAAAGAGTGATAGCAACAATACGGCCTGTATCATCAAAGTAA
- the bioC gene encoding malonyl-ACP O-methyltransferase BioC has product MKLKRLYPPQKSVNSLHSETGTGCEVAGCPPLRKEALLFFAGWGMDETPFMHNLPPNKDLIICYDYRSLDFDSTLLSTYDGIYVVAWSMGVWAASQVLPDSNLPLKQSIAINGTPFPIDDMRGIPPAIFEGTLNNLNEATLQKFRRRMCGSGSAFQAFLEIAPQRPVEELKEELVAIGRQYSELPPSTFVWNKAIIGESDHIFPPKNQEQAWQKYCNEIQRYDGAHYDEKILKENLAPAAASSKLLIAQRFTKAIGTYPHEARVQQQIARKMCSLLQQHLPAHSLRRVVEFGCGTGTYSRLLLRSFRPEHLLLNDLCEEMRHSCRDILNERVSFLPGDAEALDFPHGTELITSCSVLQWFEHPDAFFRKCENILNAQGYIAFSTFGKENMKEIRQLTGQGLAYRSREELTASLSALYDIVHTEEEVISLNFNNPMEVLYHLKQTGVTGTCNQSWTRSKLNLFCQEYERLFSPGKGSVSLTYHPIYIIAKKR; this is encoded by the coding sequence ATGAAACTGAAAAGACTATATCCACCCCAAAAATCTGTAAACTCCCTTCACTCTGAGACAGGAACCGGATGTGAAGTCGCCGGATGCCCTCCCCTCCGAAAAGAGGCTCTCCTCTTCTTTGCCGGATGGGGAATGGATGAAACTCCCTTCATGCACAATCTCCCCCCAAATAAAGATCTGATAATCTGCTATGATTACCGTTCTCTCGATTTTGACAGCACATTGCTCTCCACGTATGACGGGATCTATGTTGTTGCCTGGTCCATGGGGGTATGGGCAGCTTCCCAAGTGTTACCGGACAGCAACCTCCCCCTCAAGCAAAGCATTGCCATCAACGGGACACCTTTCCCTATCGATGATATGCGGGGAATTCCTCCCGCCATATTTGAAGGTACACTCAATAATCTCAATGAAGCGACCCTACAGAAGTTCCGCCGGCGAATGTGCGGATCGGGAAGTGCCTTTCAGGCTTTCCTGGAAATAGCTCCCCAACGACCGGTAGAAGAATTGAAAGAAGAACTGGTGGCCATCGGCAGACAATACAGCGAACTGCCCCCATCCACCTTTGTCTGGAATAAGGCAATCATCGGAGAATCCGATCATATCTTCCCACCGAAGAACCAGGAACAGGCCTGGCAAAAATATTGCAATGAAATTCAGCGATATGACGGAGCACATTATGACGAAAAGATATTGAAAGAAAATCTCGCTCCTGCTGCTGCTTCCTCCAAACTACTGATCGCCCAACGCTTCACGAAAGCAATCGGCACCTATCCGCACGAAGCCCGGGTACAACAACAAATCGCCCGGAAAATGTGCAGTTTGTTGCAGCAACACCTCCCTGCGCACTCCCTCCGCCGTGTTGTAGAGTTCGGCTGCGGGACGGGTACTTATTCGCGTCTGCTACTCCGTTCGTTCCGCCCGGAACACTTGCTGCTGAACGACCTTTGCGAAGAGATGCGCCATAGCTGCAGAGATATCCTGAACGAGCGGGTCTCCTTCTTGCCCGGAGATGCCGAAGCACTTGACTTCCCGCACGGAACGGAACTGATCACTTCCTGTTCCGTCCTGCAATGGTTCGAACATCCCGATGCTTTTTTCCGGAAATGTGAAAACATCCTGAATGCGCAGGGATACATTGCCTTCAGTACTTTCGGAAAAGAAAACATGAAGGAGATTCGCCAACTGACCGGACAGGGACTCGCCTACCGTTCGAGAGAAGAGCTGACTGCCTCGCTCTCGGCACTATACGACATTGTGCACACGGAGGAAGAAGTCATCTCACTGAATTTCAACAATCCGATGGAGGTGCTTTATCATCTGAAGCAGACCGGAGTAACAGGTACTTGTAACCAAAGCTGGACCCGGAGCAAACTGAACCTCTTCTGTCAGGAATACGAACGTCTGTTCAGTCCCGGCAAAGGTTCTGTTTCACTGACCTACCACCCCATCTATATAATAGCAAAAAAGAGATAA
- the bioD gene encoding dethiobiotin synthase, with amino-acid sequence MKKNVYFISGIDTDAGKSYATGFLARELNRKGQRTITQKFIQTGNTGHSEDIDLHRRIMGIAPTDDDREGLTMPEIFSYPCSPHLASRIDGRPIDFDKIERATEELSRRYDVVLLEGAGGLMVPLTDELLTIDYIAQKEYPLLFVTSGKLGSINHTLLSLEAIKNRGIKLDTVLYNLYPTVEDRTIQEDTQLFIQRYLKKDFPETKFCMVPEL; translated from the coding sequence ATGAAAAAGAATGTGTATTTTATCAGCGGCATCGATACAGATGCAGGCAAGAGTTATGCCACAGGATTCCTGGCACGCGAACTGAACCGGAAAGGGCAACGCACCATTACTCAGAAATTTATCCAGACAGGCAATACAGGCCACTCGGAAGACATCGACCTGCACCGCCGCATCATGGGCATCGCCCCCACTGATGACGACCGGGAAGGACTGACCATGCCCGAAATCTTCTCTTACCCCTGTTCTCCACACCTCGCTTCACGCATAGACGGACGTCCCATCGACTTTGACAAAATAGAACGTGCTACAGAAGAGTTGAGCCGCCGTTACGACGTTGTCCTGCTCGAGGGAGCCGGAGGCCTGATGGTGCCGCTTACCGACGAATTGCTCACGATTGACTATATTGCGCAGAAGGAATACCCGCTGTTGTTTGTCACTTCCGGCAAACTGGGCAGTATCAACCACACATTGCTCAGCCTGGAAGCCATTAAAAACCGGGGGATCAAACTGGATACCGTTCTCTACAACCTCTACCCGACGGTAGAGGACCGGACGATACAGGAGGATACACAACTCTTCATCCAACGGTATCTGAAGAAAGATTTTCCGGAGACTAAATTCTGCATGGTACCGGAATTATAA
- a CDS encoding NAD(P)/FAD-dependent oxidoreductase translates to MSFNIVKNDKKRVIIVGGGFGGLKLANKLKKSGFQVVLVDKNNYHQFPPLIYQVASAGLEPSSISFPFRKIFQKRKDFYFRMAEVRAIFPEKKMIQTSIGKAEYDYLVLAAGTTSNFFGNEHIEEEAMPMKTVSEAMGLRNALLANFERSITCSTERERQELLNVVVVGGGATGVEIAGVLSEMKKFVLPNDYPDMPSSLMHIYLIEAGDRLLAGMSEDSSRHAEQFLREMGVNILLNKRVTDYKDHKVMLEDGTEIATRTFIWVSGVAAITFGNIDGELLGRGRRIKVDEFNRVQGTDTIFAIGDQCIQTTDKNYPNGHPQLAQVAIQQGELLAKNLQRLQKGKPMQPFHYRNLGSMATVGRNRAVAEFSSFKTAGWLAWVMWLVVHLRSILGVRNKANVLLNWVWNYFTYDQSLRMIVYAKKAKEVRDREELEAKTHWGEETQTQQPNG, encoded by the coding sequence ATGAGTTTCAACATTGTAAAAAACGACAAGAAGCGTGTCATCATCGTAGGTGGTGGCTTCGGCGGTCTTAAATTGGCCAACAAGCTAAAAAAGTCTGGTTTCCAGGTTGTTTTAGTCGATAAGAACAATTATCACCAGTTTCCTCCCCTTATTTATCAAGTCGCTTCAGCCGGACTTGAACCCAGTTCCATCTCTTTCCCGTTCCGGAAGATTTTTCAGAAACGAAAGGACTTTTACTTCCGTATGGCAGAAGTACGGGCCATCTTCCCCGAGAAAAAGATGATTCAGACTTCCATCGGTAAAGCAGAATACGACTACCTGGTACTGGCAGCCGGCACCACCTCCAACTTCTTCGGCAACGAGCACATTGAAGAAGAGGCCATGCCTATGAAAACCGTTTCGGAAGCCATGGGACTGAGAAATGCCCTACTGGCAAACTTTGAACGGTCGATCACTTGCAGTACGGAACGTGAACGGCAGGAGTTGCTCAATGTCGTTGTTGTAGGCGGAGGGGCCACCGGAGTGGAAATAGCCGGAGTGCTTTCGGAAATGAAGAAGTTCGTACTGCCCAACGATTATCCGGATATGCCCAGCAGCCTGATGCACATCTACCTGATTGAAGCGGGCGATCGTCTCCTGGCGGGAATGTCCGAAGATTCATCCCGCCATGCCGAACAGTTTCTGCGTGAAATGGGAGTCAACATCCTGCTGAACAAGCGGGTGACGGATTACAAAGATCATAAAGTGATGTTGGAAGACGGTACAGAGATAGCGACACGTACGTTTATCTGGGTGAGCGGCGTGGCAGCCATCACTTTCGGCAATATAGACGGAGAATTACTGGGACGCGGAAGAAGAATCAAAGTAGACGAATTCAACCGTGTACAGGGAACAGACACTATTTTTGCCATCGGGGACCAATGTATTCAGACTACGGACAAGAACTATCCTAACGGACACCCGCAACTGGCACAAGTGGCCATCCAACAAGGCGAACTGCTTGCCAAGAACCTGCAAAGACTACAGAAAGGCAAGCCGATGCAGCCGTTCCATTACCGGAACCTGGGATCGATGGCAACCGTAGGGCGCAATCGCGCCGTGGCAGAGTTCAGTAGTTTCAAAACCGCCGGATGGCTGGCTTGGGTGATGTGGCTGGTCGTCCATTTACGTTCGATCCTGGGAGTACGCAACAAAGCAAACGTCCTACTGAACTGGGTATGGAATTACTTTACTTACGACCAGTCTCTGCGCATGATTGTCTATGCAAAGAAGGCGAAAGAGGTGCGTGACCGGGAAGAACTGGAAGCGAAAACGCATTGGGGAGAAGAAACCCAGACGCAACAACCCAACGGCTAA
- a CDS encoding ABC transporter permease — protein sequence MNYISQVIRSQRVKKSLTLINITGLSVCIAAALLIMLYVWSELSYDSFHDTDRVYRVESRLYEGEMLTDNWATTAYGHAPAMNREIAGIEKYVRVTAQDREQVVNYFDRRFAEEHYCYTEPAFFEIFNFPIVKGEKTGQLVRPNTVVLTESAASRYFGEEDPIGKILTFSTSSSQQNFEVTGIIADMPVRSHLHYDFLLSYNTIPKERQDIWYIHGVYTYVRLMPGKTPGEIEQAFRDISDKYKTDALKHKTWAVELISLKDIHLTPQKAYEKEVKGSRTAVLILFVMSAILLLIGWANALNLTVARFLERGREFGLRKAFGASRRQIIIQGLLESGFMNLLATLIAFGWLELLLPLVYRWAGQNFGTDILMQPAFWGIVAGVVIIGTLVVGLYPSWLMVTIRPSEIMRGKLLHGKRGNRIRKALIVVQFLASFVLIAGTFTVFQQVRYMQREAESDLNTRILVIKYPSFTEGLSLRMESFTKRLKQRADVSHVTVSGAVPGVEVANYFTNRPYGSDPSQVKLIQMFSVDYDYLSAYMPRMICGRSFSEDYGGDLNRVVLNEEAVRLLGYESAEAALGQQLKMEVVSDPLEIIGVVENYHQQSLAVAYKPIIFFLKERVPFIATPYISVCLKGKGDAGVLTEIEQMYREYFPTSLFSYFFLNDFNEFLYKSDRNFGWIFASASLLAVFVACLGLWIVTLFSTLSRLKEVGIRKVLGANKTSLFFVLTKELLLLTVLASAIGIPVSAVLMNAWLETYAFHISLSWWIYAATFVLLMLIAFLTVLQQVWRTIRQKPMRILKYE from the coding sequence ATGAACTACATTTCGCAAGTGATACGAAGCCAGCGGGTTAAAAAGTCTCTGACGCTGATAAACATAACAGGGTTGTCGGTCTGCATTGCAGCGGCACTTCTTATTATGCTTTATGTCTGGTCGGAGTTAAGTTATGATTCATTTCATGATACCGACCGTGTGTATCGTGTTGAAAGCAGACTGTATGAGGGCGAGATGCTGACGGATAATTGGGCGACTACGGCTTATGGGCATGCTCCTGCCATGAACAGGGAAATAGCGGGAATTGAGAAGTACGTCCGTGTTACGGCTCAGGATCGCGAGCAGGTGGTGAATTACTTCGACAGGAGATTTGCCGAGGAACATTACTGCTATACCGAGCCTGCCTTTTTCGAAATATTCAACTTCCCTATAGTTAAAGGAGAAAAGACCGGGCAACTGGTACGCCCTAATACGGTGGTACTGACTGAAAGCGCTGCAAGCCGCTATTTTGGTGAAGAAGACCCGATAGGCAAGATACTGACCTTCAGTACCTCTTCATCACAGCAAAACTTTGAAGTAACGGGCATTATTGCCGATATGCCTGTCCGTTCGCACCTGCATTACGATTTCCTGCTTTCCTACAATACGATTCCCAAGGAACGGCAGGACATCTGGTACATTCACGGTGTATATACTTACGTCCGCCTGATGCCCGGAAAGACTCCGGGAGAAATTGAACAGGCTTTCCGTGACATATCCGACAAGTACAAGACTGATGCACTGAAACATAAAACCTGGGCTGTAGAACTGATCTCGTTGAAAGATATTCACCTTACTCCGCAAAAAGCATACGAGAAAGAGGTGAAAGGAAGCCGGACGGCGGTTCTTATTTTGTTCGTAATGTCCGCCATTCTGCTGCTGATAGGTTGGGCAAATGCCTTGAACCTGACCGTAGCCCGCTTTTTGGAGCGTGGACGGGAGTTCGGACTCCGTAAAGCTTTTGGTGCTTCGCGCCGTCAGATTATTATTCAGGGACTTCTTGAGTCCGGTTTCATGAACTTGCTGGCTACGTTGATAGCTTTCGGCTGGCTGGAACTCCTCTTACCCCTTGTCTATCGCTGGGCAGGGCAAAACTTCGGGACAGACATACTTATGCAACCCGCTTTTTGGGGGATTGTAGCCGGAGTGGTTATCATCGGTACGTTGGTTGTAGGGCTTTATCCTTCCTGGCTGATGGTCACTATCCGTCCGTCGGAGATTATGCGCGGTAAACTGTTGCACGGAAAGAGAGGCAACCGGATCAGAAAGGCGTTGATTGTTGTTCAGTTCCTGGCTTCTTTTGTTCTGATTGCAGGTACGTTTACTGTGTTTCAACAGGTCCGTTACATGCAGCGTGAGGCCGAATCGGATCTGAATACCCGCATTCTGGTCATTAAATATCCTTCGTTCACCGAGGGACTGTCGCTGCGCATGGAGAGTTTCACCAAACGTTTGAAGCAACGGGCGGATGTAAGTCACGTGACAGTTTCGGGAGCTGTTCCCGGTGTGGAAGTTGCCAACTATTTTACCAATCGGCCGTATGGAAGCGATCCCTCACAAGTAAAATTGATACAGATGTTTTCTGTAGACTACGACTATTTGTCTGCCTATATGCCTCGTATGATTTGCGGACGAAGTTTTTCCGAAGATTATGGTGGCGATCTTAACCGGGTGGTGCTTAACGAAGAAGCTGTCAGGCTGTTGGGCTACGAATCGGCAGAAGCGGCGTTGGGGCAACAACTTAAAATGGAAGTGGTTAGTGACCCGCTTGAGATAATAGGAGTGGTGGAGAACTACCACCAGCAATCGCTTGCCGTGGCTTACAAGCCTATCATTTTCTTTTTGAAAGAGCGTGTTCCTTTTATTGCAACGCCTTATATTTCTGTCTGTCTGAAAGGAAAGGGGGATGCCGGCGTCTTGACGGAAATTGAACAGATGTATCGTGAATACTTCCCGACTTCTTTATTTTCTTATTTCTTTTTGAATGATTTTAATGAATTCCTATACAAATCCGATCGTAATTTTGGCTGGATATTTGCCAGCGCCTCATTGCTTGCCGTATTTGTTGCTTGCCTTGGATTGTGGATTGTAACCCTGTTTTCCACCTTGTCACGTTTGAAGGAGGTGGGTATCCGCAAAGTGCTCGGCGCAAATAAAACCAGCCTGTTCTTTGTCCTGACCAAAGAACTGTTGTTGCTTACCGTATTGGCATCTGCAATCGGTATTCCTGTATCGGCAGTGCTGATGAATGCTTGGCTGGAAACGTACGCTTTCCACATTTCGCTGTCCTGGTGGATATATGCAGCCACTTTTGTACTGCTGATGCTGATAGCCTTTCTCACTGTGCTCCAACAGGTATGGCGTACCATCCGCCAGAAACCTATGCGCATTTTAAAATATGAATAA
- a CDS encoding ABC transporter permease translates to MIGNYWNSAYRNLMKRKGFSFINVFGLAVGMASALLILTYVTFEFSFDKMHEKYERIFRVESTFYEGEVQTDYWASSSFGYGSAMKENLAGIEDYTRVVSLYQPEQIVKYGELTLRENQIAYADPGFFRLFDFELVKGDKATCLSMPRQVVITERIARKYFQDEDPIGKILIFTGPYDKVVCEVTGVMKEMPSNSHIHYNFLISYKSLGQYLHDYWYKHEVYTYVLLDSPERKEEIEKAFPAMSEKYKTDEALKNKIWGVSLTPLADIHLKPQVGYEAEIKGNRTAMIALIFAAIAILAIAWINYINLTVARSMERAKEVGVRRVIGAFRKQLVSQFLFEALVMNLVALVLAVGLIELILPYFNQLVSRTVTFSVWLTGYWWLLLLIVFVGGIFLSGYYPALALLNRKPITLLKGKFLNSKSGEGTRKVLVVVQYTASMILLCGTLIVFAQLNFMRNQSLGVKTDQTLVVKFPGRTEGMNTKLEAMKKAIARLPLVDKVTFSGAVPGEEVATFLSNRRKSDALKQNRLYEMLVCDPDYIDAYGLQLVAGRGFSEDYGDDVNKLVVNESAVRNLGIASNEEALGEEIEVECTDASMQIIGVVKDYHQQALNKNYTPIMLIHKDKIGWLPQRYISIVMKSGDPKELVSQVEEIWHRYFEDSSYDFFFLDQFFDHQYRQDEVFGVMIGCFTGLAIFISCLGLWVLVMFSCTTRTKEMGIRKVLGATRWNLFYQLGKGFFQLILIAVIIALPVAWFSMNAWLSHYAFRTDLKIWFFAVPVVLMLLISFVTVACQTVKIIVGKPARSLRYE, encoded by the coding sequence ATGATAGGGAATTATTGGAATAGTGCCTATCGTAACCTGATGAAACGGAAAGGATTCAGTTTCATCAATGTTTTCGGATTGGCAGTCGGCATGGCATCTGCCTTGCTGATATTGACTTATGTCACTTTTGAGTTCAGTTTCGACAAGATGCACGAGAAGTACGAACGCATTTTCCGTGTGGAAAGCACTTTCTATGAAGGCGAAGTACAGACCGACTATTGGGCCAGCAGTTCGTTTGGTTATGGTTCGGCCATGAAAGAGAATCTGGCCGGAATTGAAGACTATACGCGGGTGGTTTCCTTGTATCAGCCCGAGCAGATAGTGAAGTACGGTGAACTGACTTTGCGCGAAAACCAGATAGCTTATGCCGATCCCGGTTTCTTCCGCCTGTTCGATTTCGAGCTGGTGAAAGGAGATAAGGCCACTTGCCTTTCCATGCCCCGCCAGGTGGTCATCACCGAACGTATTGCCCGGAAGTATTTTCAGGACGAAGACCCCATCGGAAAGATACTTATCTTTACGGGACCGTATGACAAGGTGGTTTGCGAAGTGACAGGGGTGATGAAAGAGATGCCTTCCAATTCGCATATCCATTATAATTTCCTGATTTCCTATAAGTCACTCGGGCAATATCTGCATGACTATTGGTACAAGCACGAGGTTTATACTTATGTGCTGCTCGATTCGCCCGAAAGGAAGGAAGAGATAGAAAAGGCGTTTCCGGCAATGTCGGAGAAGTATAAGACGGACGAGGCGCTGAAAAATAAAATATGGGGTGTGTCACTGACACCGCTTGCCGATATTCATCTTAAACCGCAAGTTGGTTACGAGGCCGAAATCAAGGGAAACCGTACGGCCATGATCGCCCTGATCTTTGCTGCAATTGCCATTTTGGCTATTGCCTGGATCAATTATATCAACCTGACTGTGGCCCGCTCGATGGAACGTGCCAAGGAGGTAGGAGTGCGCCGGGTAATAGGAGCTTTCCGCAAGCAGCTTGTATCTCAATTCTTGTTTGAGGCCTTGGTCATGAACCTGGTTGCATTGGTACTGGCAGTGGGACTGATCGAGTTGATCTTGCCATACTTCAATCAGTTGGTAAGCCGTACGGTAACTTTCTCCGTTTGGCTGACGGGATACTGGTGGCTTTTGCTTTTAATCGTATTTGTAGGGGGAATTTTCCTCTCCGGTTACTATCCTGCATTGGCGCTTCTCAACCGGAAACCGATTACGTTGCTGAAGGGAAAGTTCCTGAACAGCAAGTCGGGCGAAGGCACTCGCAAAGTATTGGTAGTCGTTCAGTACACGGCATCTATGATTCTGCTCTGCGGCACATTGATTGTGTTTGCGCAGTTGAACTTCATGCGCAATCAGTCGCTGGGAGTGAAGACGGACCAGACTCTGGTTGTCAAATTTCCCGGACGGACCGAAGGCATGAACACGAAACTCGAAGCCATGAAGAAGGCCATTGCCCGCCTGCCTTTGGTAGACAAAGTTACCTTCTCGGGTGCCGTGCCGGGCGAAGAGGTGGCTACCTTCTTGTCTAACAGGCGAAAGAGTGATGCTTTGAAGCAGAATCGCCTTTATGAAATGTTGGTATGCGACCCGGATTATATTGATGCTTATGGACTGCAATTGGTGGCAGGGCGCGGATTCTCCGAAGATTATGGAGACGATGTGAATAAGTTGGTGGTCAACGAGTCTGCTGTCCGTAACCTGGGAATCGCCTCTAACGAAGAGGCTCTCGGCGAGGAGATAGAGGTGGAATGTACCGATGCTTCGATGCAGATTATCGGAGTGGTGAAGGACTACCATCAGCAGGCACTCAACAAGAATTATACCCCGATTATGCTGATCCACAAAGATAAGATCGGTTGGCTGCCGCAACGCTACATCTCCATTGTGATGAAGTCCGGCGACCCGAAGGAATTGGTTTCGCAGGTGGAGGAGATCTGGCATCGCTATTTCGAGGATTCCAGCTATGACTTCTTCTTTCTCGATCAATTCTTCGATCATCAGTATCGTCAGGACGAGGTGTTTGGTGTCATGATCGGTTGTTTCACCGGACTGGCCATCTTCATCTCATGTCTGGGATTGTGGGTATTGGTGATGTTCTCCTGCACTACCCGTACCAAGGAGATGGGTATCCGGAAAGTATTGGGAGCTACCCGTTGGAATCTGTTCTATCAGCTGGGTAAAGGCTTTTTCCAATTGATCCTGATAGCGGTAATCATTGCGTTGCCCGTTGCCTGGTTCAGTATGAATGCCTGGTTGAGTCATTATGCTTTCCGTACCGATCTGAAGATATGGTTCTTTGCAGTTCCGGTAGTGTTGATGCTGTTGATTTCGTTTGTGACGGTAGCCTGCCAGACGGTGAAGATTATCGTAGGCAAACCGGCACGGTCATTGCGGTATGAGTAA
- a CDS encoding ABC transporter ATP-binding protein, whose translation MIKTEKLSMLFTTEEVQTKALNEVTMQVERGEFVAIMGPSGCGKSTLLNILGTLDSPTSGSYFFEGKQVDKMNENQLTALRKGNLGFIFQSFNLIDELTVYENVELPLVYLGMKPAIRKEKVKQVLEKVNLLHRANHFPQQLSGGQQQRVAIARAVVTDCKLLLADEPTGNLDSVNGVEVMELLRELNRQGTTIIIVTHSQRDATYAHRIIRLLDGKIVAENINRPLDETSGTNTESV comes from the coding sequence ATGATTAAAACAGAAAAACTGTCTATGCTCTTCACCACCGAGGAGGTGCAGACCAAAGCGTTGAATGAAGTGACTATGCAAGTGGAGCGGGGAGAATTTGTAGCTATCATGGGCCCTTCCGGGTGTGGCAAGTCTACTCTGCTGAATATCCTGGGTACACTCGATTCACCCACTTCCGGCTCTTACTTCTTCGAAGGCAAACAGGTGGATAAGATGAACGAGAACCAACTGACGGCTCTGCGTAAGGGAAATCTGGGATTTATTTTCCAGAGTTTCAACCTGATTGACGAACTGACCGTATACGAGAATGTGGAGCTTCCTCTGGTATATCTGGGCATGAAACCTGCCATACGGAAAGAAAAGGTGAAACAGGTACTTGAGAAAGTAAATTTGTTGCACCGTGCCAATCATTTTCCGCAACAGCTTTCCGGTGGACAACAACAGCGCGTCGCCATAGCCCGTGCCGTGGTGACGGACTGTAAATTGTTGCTTGCCGATGAACCGACCGGAAACCTCGACTCGGTAAACGGTGTGGAAGTGATGGAGCTACTACGGGAACTGAACCGTCAGGGGACTACCATCATCATCGTTACTCACTCGCAGCGTGATGCGACTTATGCCCACCGGATTATCCGCCTGCTCGATGGGAAGATCGTAGCCGAGAATATCAACCGTCCGCTGGACGAAACTTCCGGGACTAATACAGAGAGCGTATGA